acttataactaaTGCCAAACTATGCCAAGTCCATAAAATGGACTCTCTTTCctcatagaaaaatttttataaggtCGTATTTTGTTCTCAAAAAACCCGATTATACCTCTTTAGTGTTGCTTGAGCTGTGACGCTCCTGCCTCCGTAACGTTATATGTCGTATTGATCAGTAAATTTTGCACTACTGAccaataacaatttatattgtgcataatttgtaaaataaagttgTAGTCTTCAGATAAATTCATTAACAATAAAAGCGACGATTGTTTTGAAGTTGCAATTGAGATGTTTAAGGGCCAAACGTCATACTGTCGAATTGAAACTTCCGTTTGCATTCTACTTATGCCACTAAAGAGTATAACATCTTCATAAGGTACACAAAGAAACAGTAGCTCCAGCTATATTCGAAGAGTAAAGAAGTCAACAGAGAGGATGCGCTTTCGGCGCTTTACCTCTGTTTGACGGTCGGCAATGAGACCGTCTGTAGCTACATTAAATCTTTGAATTTCGTTTTAAAACTCAAGGGACATATTcttgacaaattaaaatattaaattgtgcaAGAAaagtttcgattttttttacccGTTACATGAGTTCCTTACCCCTCCCccttaatttatttgaaaaagagaTTTACTGTGCAAAGTGAATCATGTTAGCCATTTAGTATTGAAGGTAGAGATGAAAGGGGACGACCTTTCAGGAATTGCTAATCACTACTGAAGACTGCAAATTTATGTGCATTAATGGGCGTCGACATTACTTCTACTATAGATAGTTAAATCATTAGAGATACGAGCAATGTGACATCTGTTCGCAAATCGTTGTTTATTTCCGACTCGTTAATTAAAAGTCTAATTAGTACCACGTCAATTAATGAGAATTCCACTTTTACTGGGCTCTGCATGGCCGTTCGCGCAGAAAAAGGAAAATGTCGACGACGTTTTCGTGGCACTGCGTGACGACCAGCAATTAGAGACTTCTCGTGACCTctttttttgtcattatttatttataccttGTAATGTACAATTTTTCAAGCAAGAGAGATTTGTTGACGAATTTAATCTTTTAGCAACTTttgaaatcataaaattttaagaaagttatatttgaaatttttttaggaatacacatttttgttattaatacaatttttttctaagtgattagaaaaaatgaattatagtttaacatatatgatattttgccaagaatatttaaaaatataaaaattctgattaAATCTCGTAAGATAACTCTTCGTCACAATACAATTAAGAACGCTTCAATTTTACAATAACCTATGCTttgataaaaactttattagaaATACGTAAATTAAAATAGTTCCTGTATCGTATACATTGATATTAGCAGGCTCGTCTCTGTTCCTAGCTTCGGGACACAATTAATCGAATTATCTTTAGTACCGTAAAGTAACGAAGCCGAAAGGGCTATATAGTGTGTGACCCCATTAATAGTTGCTTTCGAGAAGTTAGATACGTTCACAGTAAGGGCGAATAAATTTTGGTGGTTACGAGGCTCGTGAAGTTTCTCCTTCGAATTGTTTTATAGCACCCGACGGACTTTAACGCTTTCTCTGACTAGCCTATTATGCTTATATCTTCTCGTTCCTTCCTTCAGTCTTCGTTCCAGCCTTGAGTTGCTAAACAATCACACGCGTAAGTATTCGTATTACCGATTACACGTGGTAATGAAATCGATCCGCAGGTAATTTTATAAACCGCTGTTTACTTTAGCGGTTTATGTAACACACGTAATTAACGTTAACGGATCTATTTTCCTGAACCTATTCAGCCGGCGCATCGTTGACGTTAATTAGTGGTCGTGCAAGTTACGTGCggattaattgttaataataatatgcgCGCATACACGTAATAATCTAAAGTTGCATTTTCGATGTTTCGATGATAGTAGTGAACTGTAATCTAATGTTTGTTACTCGATGACTCAATTATAACCGCAATATACAATATCTCCGTGATTCTAAATTTTGCGTATTTCCGCAAAATCCATAAACTGATAATTATCGTAACAACTGTTCGTCGTAGCGCGATATATATACCCCAAGATAAATACTGCAATTGCCACATGTATTCGAGCTTCATCCCGCAACATTTTTCTCAAGTCGACTGCACTCGGTACGGTGGCATCAGTAAATTTCCGGTACTCAAGCGCACTATCGCGATACTACGAGTCTTTTTTTGCTTGGAGCGATGTATAACGTGAGATTCGTTTCCTCGTCACATTGCTAAAGTATATCGGACAGATTTACAGTATGACATAAATTTCAATCCGCTCGAGATATTTGCCATTGTATCAACTGTCGTCTACCGAGCTGTCTATTTGCAATCTGTAAATTTTCTGTAAATACAATGTTTAATATTTGCGAAGGTATCTTTAGCTAAGTTTATCAGTGCagctttactttttaatatgaTCATGCGAGAGGTGGGCGCGGTATAAATTCGGTGTGCGATCGTCGTGTTGCCTAATAGACAATAGACAAGTGAATACAATATGACGACGATAAATGTCGATAAGACGTGCTGTGTGTTATCAACTTCTCCACAAGATCGTGAGGAAACGTCTCTTTTGACCGACtgcgatattaataaaatattggaaTGCAAATTCGGTAAAGGTAACTCTCGACTTGTTGACTGGAAATTGGAGTCTCTGGAGGGAGCGAAAGGTTTCCTGGGCCAATATTATCATCTTTACATTAAAGCGCAAATCGACGGTAAGACGCAAAGTTTGCAGTTCTTCGCTAAAACTCCACCGCCGTCTCACAGCCCGCAGTTCAAATTTCTGCAACGGTACGACACGTTCAACAAAGAGATTATGGTTTATACGGATTTGATGCGGCGAATGGGTGCGGGTGGATTGCTAAAGTGGAAGGTAGAGTGTTACCTTTGCAAACGAAACGTCATTATCGTTCTAGAGGATGCGTCGATAGACGGTTATGCTACGTTGGACAAATACATACCGTACGACGAAGAGCACTGCGTTTGGGCACTGAGAGCTCTTTCAAGGCTCCACTCGAGATCTCTGTTACTGGATGAAAGACTTCGTCGGGAGAACGGTCGGACCATCTTCGATCTTTACGGACAACGACTGAACGAGGTACTCTTTGTCGAGGGGGACGACAGATCGGAAAAGGTCCTCACCTCCAGTATTATAGGCTTCTGTGCTGCGGTCGATTTCATCGACGAACTtgatgataaaagaaaaatcgttgTTAAACGACGAATTACTGAATGGTctcgaaaaatatttcaattattggCACCATCGAAGAAATATAGAAATGTCATCTGTCATCGCGACGTTTGggcaaataatattatgttCCGACACGACCTAGAAGGCAATGTAAACGGCAGTTACTTAATAGATTGGcagtttctctctttttgtccTCCGGCTGTAGATTTTGCGTGTTGCCTGTATCTAACCACTGATCGAAATACTAGAGATCGTCATTTCGATTCCTTCGCTAGAATTTATCACGATTCGTTCGCTCAAGGTTTAGCAGAAGAGGGTCTCGATGTAGAGAATTATTTATCCTGGACGACATTTCGAAAGAGTTACGCAGAAGCAAGGAA
The Solenopsis invicta isolate M01_SB chromosome 16, UNIL_Sinv_3.0, whole genome shotgun sequence genome window above contains:
- the LOC105204969 gene encoding uncharacterized protein LOC105204969 — translated: MTTINVDKTCCVLSTSPQDREETSLLTDCDINKILECKFGKGNSRLVDWKLESLEGAKGFLGQYYHLYIKAQIDGKTQSLQFFAKTPPPSHSPQFKFLQRYDTFNKEIMVYTDLMRRMGAGGLLKWKVECYLCKRNVIIVLEDASIDGYATLDKYIPYDEEHCVWALRALSRLHSRSLLLDERLRRENGRTIFDLYGQRLNEVLFVEGDDRSEKVLTSSIIGFCAAVDFIDELDDKRKIVVKRRITEWSRKIFQLLAPSKKYRNVICHRDVWANNIMFRHDLEGNVNGSYLIDWQFLSFCPPAVDFACCLYLTTDRNTRDRHFDSFARIYHDSFAQGLAEEGLDVENYLSWTTFRKSYAEARNIAIVYAALNQQIMLLSDETAKDYFCDSIEQLEQVLYGKERAEIVRYQCEKEPVYKARHVELLHEVNERLPEHPPNL